A single region of the Undibacterium piscinae genome encodes:
- a CDS encoding UvrD-helicase domain-containing protein, with translation MQNLLHNLNSEQLAAVTLPAQSALILAGAGSGKTRVLTTRIAWLIQTGQISPQSVLAVTFTNKSAKEMLTRLSAMLPINTRGMWVGTFHGLCNRLLRAHHKDAGLPQTFQILDSSDQLSFIKRLLKANNIDDEKFPPRTLMYFINGAKDKGLRAAAVDAYDDTDRKMVALYDLYDAQCQREGVVDFAELLLRTYELLSRNQPLREHYQSRFKHILVDEFQDTNDLQYKWLKLMAGNQAAVFAVGDDDQSIYAFRGANVGNMSAFEREFQVKNLIKLEQNYRSHGHILDTANALIEHNSKRLGKNLRTDAGHGELVRISESSSDIQEAQWIVEEAKNLMREGSSGSEIAILYRSNAQSRVLEHALFTAGLPYRVYGGQRYFERAEIKHAIAYMQLMDNPHNDSAFLRVVNFPTRGIGARSLEQLQDAAKQYGISLYAAVPYVSGKAGTSLGNFVKLIEGARFETHNLPLPEMVKVVLDISTLLIHYQTEKEGADRIENLEQLINAATLFVSEEGYGHAAPALAGPPSQLAASLLSAPDGIQIIDADAALPTVMSPLSAFLSHASLEAGDNQAQAGQDALQLMTVHAAKGLEFDAVFITGLEEGLFPHENSAKEETGVEEERRLMYVAITRARKRLYITFSQTRMLHGQIRYNTRSRFFDEMPEESLKWLSPKVQASWFGNKKSAWDDAPESGVNAIAQGFAKNQGGSGWRIGQGVMHAKFGEGVIVNIEGSGTNARAHINFGQFGMKLLDLSIAKLDKIGS, from the coding sequence ATGCAAAATCTTCTACACAATCTCAATTCCGAGCAGCTCGCTGCCGTCACTTTACCGGCGCAGTCCGCGCTGATCCTGGCCGGGGCCGGTTCAGGCAAAACCCGCGTACTGACTACCCGTATCGCCTGGTTGATACAGACCGGACAAATTTCGCCGCAAAGCGTGCTGGCGGTCACGTTTACGAATAAATCCGCGAAGGAAATGCTGACGCGTTTGTCGGCGATGCTACCCATCAATACGCGCGGTATGTGGGTAGGCACTTTTCACGGGCTGTGTAACCGCTTGCTGCGGGCGCATCACAAGGATGCCGGCTTGCCGCAGACCTTCCAGATTCTCGATTCCTCGGATCAACTGTCTTTCATCAAGCGTTTGCTCAAGGCAAACAATATTGATGATGAAAAATTCCCGCCGCGCACCCTGATGTATTTCATCAATGGCGCCAAGGATAAGGGTTTGCGTGCCGCCGCAGTGGACGCCTACGATGACACCGATAGAAAAATGGTGGCGCTCTACGATTTGTATGACGCCCAGTGTCAGCGTGAAGGCGTGGTCGATTTTGCCGAACTGTTATTGCGTACTTATGAGTTGCTTAGCCGCAACCAGCCTTTGCGCGAGCATTATCAGTCGCGTTTCAAGCATATCCTGGTCGATGAGTTTCAGGATACCAATGATTTGCAATACAAATGGCTCAAACTGATGGCGGGCAATCAGGCCGCGGTGTTTGCGGTCGGCGATGACGATCAGAGTATTTATGCGTTCCGTGGTGCCAACGTCGGCAATATGTCGGCCTTTGAGCGCGAATTTCAGGTAAAAAATCTAATTAAGCTGGAACAAAACTACCGTTCCCATGGTCATATATTAGATACCGCGAATGCGTTGATTGAACATAACAGCAAACGCCTGGGCAAAAACCTGCGCACCGATGCCGGACATGGTGAATTAGTCAGGATTTCTGAATCGAGCAGCGATATTCAGGAAGCGCAGTGGATAGTCGAAGAAGCCAAGAATCTGATGCGCGAAGGTTCGTCCGGTAGCGAGATTGCGATTTTGTACCGTTCCAATGCGCAGTCTCGGGTGCTTGAGCATGCCTTGTTTACGGCCGGGTTGCCGTATCGTGTGTATGGCGGCCAGCGTTATTTTGAGCGCGCCGAAATCAAGCACGCCATCGCCTATATGCAGTTGATGGATAACCCGCACAATGATTCCGCATTTTTGCGCGTGGTGAATTTCCCTACCCGAGGTATCGGTGCACGCTCCTTGGAGCAATTGCAGGACGCCGCTAAGCAATATGGTATCTCGTTGTACGCGGCGGTGCCTTATGTGTCCGGTAAGGCCGGCACCTCGTTGGGGAATTTCGTCAAGCTGATAGAAGGCGCTCGCTTTGAGACGCACAACCTGCCTTTGCCGGAAATGGTCAAGGTAGTGTTAGATATCAGTACTTTGCTGATTCATTACCAGACCGAAAAAGAGGGCGCCGACAGGATAGAAAACTTGGAGCAGCTGATTAATGCCGCTACCCTGTTTGTTTCCGAAGAGGGCTATGGCCATGCGGCACCAGCCTTGGCCGGCCCGCCCTCGCAGTTGGCGGCAAGCTTATTGTCGGCACCGGATGGCATACAGATTATCGACGCCGACGCGGCCTTGCCTACAGTGATGTCGCCGCTCTCGGCTTTCCTGTCGCATGCCTCGCTGGAAGCGGGCGACAATCAGGCGCAAGCAGGTCAGGATGCCTTGCAACTGATGACGGTGCATGCCGCTAAAGGTCTGGAGTTTGATGCGGTGTTTATTACCGGATTGGAAGAGGGCTTGTTCCCGCACGAGAACAGCGCCAAAGAAGAAACTGGCGTAGAGGAAGAGCGTCGTCTGATGTACGTCGCCATTACCCGCGCCAGAAAACGGCTTTACATTACTTTCTCGCAAACCCGCATGCTGCATGGCCAGATCCGTTACAACACGCGCTCACGCTTTTTTGACGAAATGCCGGAAGAGTCCCTGAAATGGCTGTCGCCTAAGGTGCAGGCGAGCTGGTTTGGGAATAAGAAATCAGCCTGGGATGACGCACCGGAATCCGGCGTCAACGCGATCGCCCAGGGCTTCGCCAAAAACCAGGGTGGCAGCGGCTGGCGTATCGGTCAGGGCGTGATGCATGCCAAGTTTGGCGAAGGCGTCATCGTCAACATTGAGGGTAGCGGCACGAATGCGCGCGCCCATATTAATTTCGGCCAGTTCGGCATGAAGCTACTCGATTTAAGTATCGCTAAGCTGGATAAAATAGGCTCCTGA
- the coq7 gene encoding 2-polyprenyl-3-methyl-6-methoxy-1,4-benzoquinone monooxygenase yields MQTAHLDHLILGFDRALRVVSGLARASRPNPALALQENELSEQEKAHSAGLMRVNHVGEICAQALYDSQGMFSQTPAVKQQFAHSGIEEEDHLAWSAHRVAELNSRTSLLNPLWYAGAYACGTIAARCGDAASLGFVVETERQVAAHLSSHLEKLPVQDQKSRAIVEQMRQDEIAHGAAAQALGASDLPMPVKAIMRAMAKVMTTTAYRI; encoded by the coding sequence ATGCAAACAGCTCATCTTGATCATCTCATTCTCGGCTTTGACCGCGCACTGCGCGTCGTTTCGGGACTAGCCAGGGCAAGCCGCCCCAATCCGGCACTGGCATTGCAGGAAAATGAGTTGTCCGAACAAGAAAAAGCGCATAGCGCCGGACTGATGCGCGTCAACCATGTGGGGGAGATATGCGCGCAAGCACTGTATGACTCGCAAGGCATGTTCTCGCAGACTCCTGCCGTGAAGCAACAATTTGCCCACTCGGGCATCGAGGAAGAAGACCATCTGGCATGGTCGGCACACCGGGTCGCTGAATTAAACTCCCGCACCAGCCTGCTCAACCCGCTTTGGTACGCTGGCGCCTACGCCTGCGGCACGATAGCCGCTCGTTGCGGTGATGCGGCAAGTCTGGGGTTTGTGGTGGAAACCGAGCGTCAGGTGGCGGCGCACCTTAGCAGCCATCTGGAGAAACTGCCGGTACAAGACCAAAAGTCACGCGCGATCGTTGAACAAATGCGTCAGGATGAAATCGCGCATGGCGCGGCGGCACAAGCTTTAGGTGCCAGCGACTTGCCTATGCCGGTCAAGGCCATAATGCGTGCGATGGCAAAAGTGATGACTACTACCGCGTATCGTATTTAA
- a CDS encoding thiamine phosphate synthase codes for MYKLAGLYLVTPDWDDTAQLLAVTEQALLGGAALVQYRHKFAGALLRLEQASALLQLCRRFDVPFIINDHVELCLALDADGVHVGGTDASVAEVRAQLGAGKIVGASCYGDLALAHAAQQAGASYVAFGGFYPSRVKKYPVTTPFSIVSDACAGIDLPNVVIGGMSAENCQPLVAAGAHMVAAISSVYLASDPQAAAREFATLLNRRNH; via the coding sequence ATGTATAAACTTGCCGGACTTTATCTGGTCACGCCCGATTGGGATGACACCGCTCAATTGCTGGCGGTCACTGAGCAAGCCTTGTTGGGCGGTGCCGCCTTAGTCCAATACCGGCATAAATTTGCCGGAGCCTTATTGCGTCTGGAGCAGGCTAGCGCCTTGCTGCAATTATGCCGCCGCTTTGATGTGCCCTTCATTATCAACGACCATGTGGAACTATGTCTGGCGCTCGATGCCGATGGCGTGCATGTAGGCGGCACCGATGCCAGCGTGGCCGAAGTGCGGGCGCAACTTGGCGCGGGCAAGATAGTCGGCGCTTCCTGCTACGGCGATTTGGCATTGGCGCATGCCGCACAGCAGGCTGGTGCCAGTTATGTGGCGTTTGGCGGTTTTTATCCTTCACGCGTGAAAAAATATCCTGTGACTACGCCTTTCTCTATTGTCAGCGATGCCTGTGCCGGCATCGATTTGCCGAATGTGGTGATAGGCGGCATGAGTGCCGAAAATTGCCAACCGCTGGTGGCGGCCGGTGCGCATATGGTAGCGGCGATCAGCAGCGTGTATCTGGCCAGTGATCCGCAGGCGGCTGCCAGGGAGTTTGCCACTTTGCTGAACCGGCGTAATCACTAG
- a CDS encoding porin, translating to MKKTLIAFAVLGAFAANASAQSSVSIYGIIDAGVVYTTNQTKTGGSKAALESSQLSVSRWGFKGTEDLGGGLKANFNLEGTLANDTGAAGAGIGALPAPVGGFSQSGSGTSLFDRNATVGLSGNFGSVNFGRQNMVGADSIGLADPLSLAHAGTNPNVVYSAMNSGGLFGGFGTNGGGSALRQSNSVKYLTPMVSGFGGAAMYGFGEQAGNTSGNSYAGMSAYFTDGSSGVAFAYAKLKDATGNSTLTLMGGGGKLKLDAAVLKLTYGQTDVDGGVFNNRKIAVIGAGVDYSLTPMTTLTAAYYNTKLSGMGSGKADQYIAMGKYALSKRTTAYASLTYAKAGSTSALDLAMSAGLIGAGNSSATRTAVGVNHTF from the coding sequence ATGAAAAAAACGCTTATCGCTTTCGCAGTTCTGGGTGCTTTTGCAGCCAACGCTTCCGCTCAATCTAGTGTTTCCATTTACGGCATTATTGATGCTGGTGTGGTCTACACAACCAATCAAACTAAAACGGGTGGTTCTAAGGCTGCGCTAGAGTCTAGTCAGTTGTCAGTATCTCGCTGGGGCTTTAAAGGCACTGAGGATTTGGGCGGCGGTCTGAAAGCTAACTTCAACCTGGAAGGTACTTTGGCCAATGATACCGGCGCTGCCGGTGCTGGTATCGGCGCGCTTCCTGCACCGGTTGGCGGATTTTCTCAGAGCGGTTCAGGAACTTCTTTGTTTGATCGTAATGCTACTGTCGGTTTATCCGGTAATTTCGGTAGCGTCAACTTTGGCCGTCAAAATATGGTGGGTGCGGATTCTATCGGTCTGGCCGATCCTTTGAGCTTGGCGCATGCCGGAACCAATCCTAACGTGGTGTACAGTGCAATGAACTCAGGTGGTTTGTTCGGCGGGTTTGGTACCAACGGCGGTGGCAGTGCCTTGCGTCAAAGTAATTCCGTGAAATACCTGACACCTATGGTATCTGGCTTCGGCGGTGCTGCCATGTACGGTTTTGGCGAGCAAGCAGGGAATACTTCCGGCAATTCTTACGCTGGTATGTCGGCTTATTTCACTGACGGGTCTTCAGGCGTTGCATTTGCTTATGCGAAACTGAAAGACGCCACTGGCAACTCCACTTTGACATTGATGGGTGGCGGCGGTAAATTGAAACTCGATGCGGCCGTACTTAAATTGACTTACGGACAAACCGACGTGGACGGTGGCGTATTCAATAATAGAAAAATTGCTGTTATTGGTGCCGGTGTTGATTATTCTCTGACTCCTATGACTACCTTGACCGCAGCTTACTACAACACTAAGTTGTCAGGTATGGGCAGCGGTAAGGCTGATCAATATATCGCCATGGGTAAATATGCATTGAGCAAACGCACTACCGCCTATGCTTCCTTGACTTATGCTAAAGCTGGTTCGACTAGCGCGTTAGATCTCGCCATGTCTGCGGGTTTGATCGGTGCAGGAAACAGTAGTGCAACCCGTACCGCTGTCGGCGTGAATCATACGTTCTGA